Proteins from a genomic interval of Flammeovirgaceae bacterium SG7u.111:
- a CDS encoding DUF4345 family protein codes for MTIFLKIIGGVLLIAGWVLTYKPNLISKIPLPENPYQIIEMRVKWGFLMGLGILLIFFNQWSNWKQTVFASLFFLTLGIVFARLFGFVLDGFFSKQLLWLTIEIVALIIFGILYIYADN; via the coding sequence ATGACAATTTTTCTGAAAATAATTGGAGGGGTTTTACTAATCGCAGGTTGGGTTCTAACATACAAGCCCAACTTAATTAGCAAAATTCCTTTACCAGAAAATCCATATCAAATAATTGAAATGCGGGTTAAATGGGGTTTTCTAATGGGTTTGGGTATTCTATTGATTTTTTTCAATCAATGGAGTAATTGGAAACAAACGGTGTTTGCTTCATTGTTTTTTCTGACTCTGGGAATTGTTTTTGCCAGATTATTCGGGTTTGTGTTAGACGGATTTTTTTCAAAACAATTATTATGGCTAACTATAGAAATTGTTGCATTAATCATCTTTGGAATTTTATATATATATGCAGACAATTAA
- a CDS encoding helix-turn-helix transcriptional regulator — MQTINSLSEFHRLLSIPPPLHPLVSVVLVSEIHAVNSDVWQHFSTDFYTISLKNNIQSKVKYGQQYYDFDKGTMTFIAPKQVQTVEVDTTNVYETIGTGYVLIFHPDFLKKHPLQSSIKNYGYFSYSLDEALHLSQREEQNIVDIFQKIEKEYQHIDKHTQDIILSQIDLLLNYCNRFYERQFITRKAVNNNLLAKMEELLNDYFSNTETLNSGLPTVEYLANQLNYSANYLSDMLRLLTGQNAQQHIHEKLIEKAKEKLLTTNLSVSEIAYELGFEQPQSFNRLFKKKTEISPLKYRQSFN, encoded by the coding sequence ATGCAGACAATTAATTCTTTATCCGAATTTCATCGTTTACTTTCCATTCCACCGCCTTTGCATCCATTGGTAAGTGTGGTTTTGGTTTCAGAAATACACGCTGTAAATTCTGATGTGTGGCAACATTTTTCTACCGATTTTTATACAATTTCTCTGAAGAATAATATCCAATCCAAAGTAAAATATGGGCAACAATATTATGACTTTGATAAGGGAACAATGACTTTTATTGCACCTAAACAAGTCCAAACTGTTGAAGTAGATACAACCAATGTTTATGAAACCATTGGAACAGGATATGTATTAATCTTTCATCCTGATTTTTTGAAAAAACACCCATTGCAAAGCTCAATCAAAAATTATGGCTATTTTTCATATTCCCTAGATGAAGCATTGCACCTTTCGCAACGGGAAGAGCAAAATATTGTTGATATTTTTCAAAAAATAGAAAAAGAATACCAGCATATTGACAAACACACACAAGACATAATTCTGTCGCAAATTGATTTGCTATTGAACTATTGCAATCGTTTTTACGAACGCCAATTTATTACCCGAAAAGCCGTAAACAATAATTTGCTTGCAAAAATGGAAGAACTTTTGAACGATTATTTTAGTAACACAGAAACTTTAAATAGCGGATTACCAACAGTTGAATATTTAGCTAATCAACTCAATTACTCCGCAAATTATTTAAGCGATATGTTGCGTTTGCTGACGGGACAAAACGCCCAACAACACATTCACGAAAAACTCATTGAAAAAGCAAAAGAAAAACTTTTAACGACAAATTTATCCGTAAGCGAAATTGCCTATGAATTAGGTTTTGAACAACCACAATCGTTCAACCGACTTTTTAAAAAGAAAACCGAAATATCGCCTTTGAAGTATAGACAATCGTTTAATTAA
- a CDS encoding alpha/beta hydrolase: protein MMRKVKFKNRNWDTVANLHLPDNFDETQNYSAIVCVHPGGSVKEQTTGLYAGKLAKKGFIALAYDASFQGESGGEPRYLEDPTIRVEDICYAADYLTTLSFVDKNRIGLLGICAGGGYAAKAALKERRIKAVATVSGINMGRAFRETNILETLEAVSSQRTAEANGAEPMITNWTPNSSEEAKKAGINEFDMLEAIDYYRTPRGEHPTSNNKLLFASMANLIMFDAFHLAEILLTQPLLVIVGNKIGGFGSYRDGFDLYKKAASKNKKIHVVNGAGHYDLYDGPEATAKALDELVPFFQENLLQE, encoded by the coding sequence ATGATGCGAAAAGTAAAATTCAAAAACAGAAATTGGGACACAGTAGCCAATCTTCATTTGCCCGACAATTTTGATGAAACACAAAATTATTCGGCTATTGTTTGCGTTCATCCGGGAGGTAGCGTAAAAGAACAAACCACAGGTTTGTATGCAGGGAAACTTGCCAAAAAAGGATTTATTGCTTTGGCTTATGACGCTTCTTTTCAAGGGGAAAGCGGTGGTGAACCAAGATATTTGGAAGACCCAACCATCCGTGTAGAAGACATATGCTATGCCGCAGATTATCTTACTACATTAAGTTTTGTAGATAAAAACCGTATCGGTTTATTGGGCATTTGTGCAGGCGGTGGTTACGCTGCAAAGGCTGCATTGAAAGAAAGAAGAATAAAAGCAGTGGCAACAGTTTCAGGAATTAATATGGGCAGAGCCTTCAGAGAAACAAATATTTTAGAAACATTAGAAGCTGTTTCCTCGCAACGAACTGCGGAAGCCAACGGAGCAGAGCCAATGATTACAAATTGGACGCCCAATTCTTCCGAAGAAGCAAAAAAAGCAGGCATAAACGAATTTGATATGTTAGAAGCTATTGATTATTACAGAACGCCAAGAGGCGAACACCCTACTTCAAACAATAAATTGCTTTTTGCAAGTATGGCGAACTTAATAATGTTTGACGCTTTTCATCTTGCCGAAATTTTGCTTACGCAACCTTTGTTGGTTATTGTAGGCAATAAAATTGGTGGTTTCGGTTCATATAGAGACGGTTTTGACTTATACAAAAAAGCCGCTTCCAAAAACAAAAAAATCCATGTTGTAAATGGTGCGGGTCATTATGATTTATACGATGGACCAGAAGCAACAGCAAAAGCATTGGATGAATTAGTTCCATTTTTTCAAGAAAATCTTTTACAGGAATAA
- a CDS encoding SDR family oxidoreductase: MKIAVTAANGQLGTSIVNELKKEIGKGNVIGIVRTPEKASHLGIEVRKGDYNNREEFITALKGVDSVLLISGMDDPQKRIRQHSNVIEAAKQNGVKKIVYTSIIGDEEKTAFSPIVKSNRQSEMDVRESGLNWVIGRNGIYLEPDLEYLDTYVKEGEIRNCASDGKCGYTSRGELAFAYTQMLLHDKHNGQTYNLVGEPISQFQLAELINQVFNTDLTYNSVSVEAYEKERKEELGDFIGTVIAGIYNGIRIGVNYVKSDFEKATGRPHKSTLEIMKEFKES, encoded by the coding sequence ATGAAAATCGCAGTTACAGCAGCAAACGGGCAATTAGGTACTTCCATTGTCAATGAATTAAAAAAGGAAATTGGTAAAGGGAATGTAATTGGGATTGTTAGAACACCTGAAAAGGCTTCTCACCTCGGTATTGAAGTAAGAAAAGGGGATTATAATAATCGAGAAGAATTCATTACTGCTTTGAAAGGAGTTGATTCAGTGCTACTAATTTCAGGTATGGATGACCCTCAAAAAAGGATTCGGCAACACAGTAATGTAATTGAGGCTGCTAAACAAAATGGTGTCAAGAAAATAGTCTATACAAGCATTATTGGTGACGAAGAAAAAACCGCTTTTAGCCCGATAGTAAAAAGTAATCGTCAGTCTGAAATGGATGTAAGAGAATCAGGCTTGAATTGGGTAATTGGTAGAAATGGAATTTACCTTGAACCAGATCTTGAATATCTTGACACTTATGTAAAAGAAGGTGAGATTAGAAACTGTGCGAGTGATGGAAAATGTGGATATACAAGCAGAGGTGAGTTGGCTTTCGCATACACACAAATGTTGCTTCACGACAAACACAACGGGCAGACCTACAATTTGGTAGGAGAACCAATCTCACAATTTCAATTAGCTGAACTTATTAATCAGGTGTTTAATACAGATTTGACATACAACTCAGTTTCGGTAGAGGCATATGAAAAGGAAAGAAAAGAAGAACTGGGAGATTTTATAGGGACAGTCATTGCAGGTATATACAATGGAATCAGAATTGGGGTGAATTACGTGAAATCTGATTTTGAAAAGGCAACGGGAAGACCTCATAAGTCTACCCTAGAGATTATGAAGGAGTTTAAAGAGAGTTAG